The following are encoded together in the Lactuca sativa cultivar Salinas chromosome 1, Lsat_Salinas_v11, whole genome shotgun sequence genome:
- the LOC111906577 gene encoding fructose-bisphosphate aldolase 6, cytosolic, producing MSCYRGKYADELIANAAYIGTPGKGILAADESTGTIGKRLSSINVENVESNRRALRELLFCTPGALQYLSGVILYEETLYQKTAAGKPFVDVMKEAGVLPGIKVDKGTVELAGTDGETTTQGLDGLAQRCAQYYTAGARFAKWRAVLKIGPNEPSQLAINENANGLARYAIICQENGLVPIVEPEILVDGSHDINKCADITERVLAACYKALNDHKVLLEGTLLKPNMVTPGSDAKKVAPEVVAEYTVRALQRTMPPAVPAVVFLSGGQSEEEATVNLNAMNQFKGKKPWTLTFSFGRALQQSTLKAWSGKEENVGKAQAAFLARCKANSEATLGIYKGGSGLSEGASESLHVKDYKY from the exons ATGTCTTGCTACAGAGGAAAGTATGCTG ATGAACTCATTGCCAATGCTGCCTACATCGGAACCCCTGGAAAAGGTATCCTCGCTGCTGATGAATCAACCGGTACAATCGGAAAGCGTCTATCCAGCATCAATGTTGAGAACGTCGAATCAAACAGAAGAGCACTTCGTGAACTCCTCTTCTGCACTCCCGGCGCCCTTCAATACCTCAGTGGAGTCATCCTCTATGAAGAAACTCTTTACCAAAAAACCGCAGCAG GCAAACCATTTGTGGATGTGATGAAGGAAGCCGGAGTCCTCCCAGGAATCAAAGTCGACAAGGGCACAGTTGAGCTAGCCGGAACCGACGGTGAAACCACCACCCAAGGACTCGACGGTCTAGCCCAACGGTGCGCCCAGTACTACACCGCCGGTGCCCGGTTCGCCAAATGGCGTGCGGTTCTCAAAATCGGCCCAAACGAGCCCTCACAGCTTGCGATAAACGAAAACGCAAACGGTTTAGCGCGATACGCGATCATCTGCCAAGAAAACGGTTTGGTCCCAATTGTGGAGCCCGAGATTCTTGTGGACGGGTCCCACGACATCAACAAATGCGCGGATATAACTGAGCGCGTATTGGCTGCATGCTACAAGGCTTTGAATGACCATAAGGTGCTTCTTGAAGGAACTCTTTTGAAACCTAACATGGTGACACCTGGATCGGATGCGAAGAAGGTGGCaccggaggtggtggcggagtaCACAGTTAGGGCTTTGCAGAGGACGATGCCGCCAGCGGTTCCGGCGGTGGTGTTTTTGTCTGGTGGGCAGAGTGAGGAGGAGGCGACGGTTAATCTGAACGCGATGAATCAGTTCAAGGGGAAGAAGCCGTGGACTTTGACTTTTTCCTTTGGGCGTGCTCTTCAGCAGAGTACTTTGAAGGCGTGGAGTGGGAAAGAGGAGAATGTTGGGAAAGCTCAGGCTGCGTTTTTGGCAAGGTGTAAGGCTAACTCTGAAGCTACTCTTGGGATTTACAAGGGTGGGTCTGGGTTGAGTGAAGGTGCTTCTGAGAGTCTTCATGTTAAGGACTACAAGTACTAA